From Tubulanus polymorphus chromosome 9, tnTubPoly1.2, whole genome shotgun sequence, a single genomic window includes:
- the LOC141910670 gene encoding uncharacterized protein LOC141910670, which produces MMKFVILSVALVACVSGMGFWRPGGGYNGFNNYGNSNYGNGAYGGYGNGYNKGFGNMGYNQGNNAYGAKGYGGYNGVNANHASGAAGGVKSYGSKGGYAQNGGYSGLNKYKQNRGHLKAIDQRWDDNAGTKASSAYGGATGYGANQAYKAGGSKYGMGGYGAQNGHGGFQNGAAGGYKNGFGNFGHGNGFNKGYGGYGGFGNSAYGNQGNNFGYMG; this is translated from the exons ATGatgaaatttgtgattttaTCGGTAGCTTTAGTCGCATGCGTCAGCGGCATGG GATTCTGGCGCCCGGGAGGCGGATACAACGGATTTAACAACTACGGCAACAGTAACTACGGCAACGGCGCCTACGGTGGTTATGGAAACGGATATAATAAAGGATTCGGTAATATGGGTTATAACCAAGGCAACAACGCTTACGGAGCCAAAGGATACGGCGGCTACAATGGCGTGAACGCAAATCACg CTAGCGGAGCCGCTGGAGGAGTTAAGAGCTACGGATCGAAAGGCGGTTACGCTCAAAACGGCGGTTACAGCGGCTTGAACAAGTACAAGCAAAACCGAGGCCACTTGAAGGCCATCGATCAACGCTGGGACGACAACGCAGGTACCAAGGCTAGCAGCGCCTACGGGGGCGCCACGGGTTACGGGGCCAACCAGGCCTACAAAGCCGGAGGCTCTAAATACGGAATGGGCGGTTACGGAGCTCAAAACGGACACGGAGGCTTCCAGAACGGCGCTGCTGGCGGATACAAGAACGGATTCGGAAACTTCGGTCATGGCAACGGTTTCAATAAAGGTTACGGTGGTTACGGTGGATTTGGTAACAGCGCTTATGGCAACCAAGGAAATAATTTCGGATATATGGGGTAG